CGTCACCGTAAAGTCCTTCGTGATAACATCCAGGGTATCACCAAACCTGCAATCAGGCGTCTGGCTCGCCGTGGTGGTGTGAAGCGTATCTCTGGTCTCATCTACGAAGAGACCCGTGGTGTGTTAAAGGTTTTCCTGGAGAACGTGATTCGTGATGCCGTCACCTACACCGAGCACGCTAAGAGAAAGACCGTGACCGCCATGGACGTCGTCTATGCTCTGAAACGCCAGGGTCGTACACTGTACGGTTTTGGTGGATAAAGATCAGATACATTTCTCGATTAAACccaaaggctcttttaagagccacccaATCCCTTTCAAAAGATAATATTCCTGTGTCTTCATggagtgggcagccgtggcttgctggtgtgtgtttcggacttgtaaccggagagttgccgtTTCGAAccccagtaggcacggctgaagtgccctagagcaaggcatctaacccctcactgctccccgagcgccgcgctgttgcaggcagctcactgcgccggattATTGTGCTGAGTGTTTTTCACCAATTCACAGATTAGGATAaatcaaaagaatatatatacttatatactatacttatatggCTTTCATCAGGTCCCGTTCCACAGGCGttttaatcaagcaccatgcagtctgcactGATAATCTGGGCGCTTGAGTTTACTTACACACCTGTCGAAATGGATCTgctgaaacccatgaattgggTAATGTGAATTATAAACACCGACTTTCATTCAGTATGGCAATTTCGGGCCGACTAGGGCGTTGCGAGCCAATGGGAAGGCTTAACATGCACGTAGCCCATGTAAGCTATGTATTCACATGCCAATATGAAAAGTCCCATGATAATTTCTCCAATAAGGTCCGACGCCATAAGCTTAAAAGGGTTCAGATATACAAACAATACTCAACAATACAAAAtataaagcaaaaaaaaagaaaaacacatgtATGCTGGTTCCATGCTGAAATCAAATCAGACCTTCCTTCATCATTTGAGTCATTCACGTTTTgccataacttttttttttatataatcaaTCAAGCAGATGCATACATTTGGCCTCACAGACAGGAGCATAAGAATGTAAATCAATGTAAATCCAAGGGGTGTTTCCTATATTTTACTCATCTATCCTATCTGTTTTGCACTGTGCTGTAAAAGCGTGTTTTCTTCAAACTGAAAATGTCTCAACAAATTGCAGTGGCAACAGTTCAATAAATAACTTGCGGTTATGTCGCGTTTCAAACGTGAAAGTCACAcaaaagtgactgagaaaaactccAAGCTTGAATTGCAACGCAAACTATTTGGCAGATTTCAAAGAAGTCCTTTCCTTTAGAAGAAAAGTGCGGGAAAAGAACAAATGTGTAAACCGATGATCTGTGGGTGGTGCTAACACTGACTGCCCCCTTTTATACAAAATAACCAACCGTGTCTGGGTATTTCGTTTTGGAGGGAAATTACAGTCATTCTGGTGGTTTGGGGGTGAAGTGTCGCAGTCCTCTATTTGCATATCACCTGGCATATATACTAGATAACTTCGATAGTCGTGTATTCTCAGTTTATCATTGTAGAGAAGTCAATATGCCAGATCCAGCTAAGCCTGCACCCAAGAAGGGTTCCAAGAAAGCCGTGACAAAGACAGCCGGTAAAGGAGGAAAGAAACGCAGAAAGTCCAGGAAGGAGAGCTATGCCATCTACGTGTACAAGGTCCTGAAACAGGTCCACCCCGATACTGGTATCTCTTCCAAGGCGATGGGTATCATGAACTCCTTCGTGAACGACATCTTCGAGCGCATCGCTGGAGAGTCCTCCCGCTTGGCCCACTACAACAAGCGTTCCACCATCTCTTCCAGGGAGATCCAGACTGCAGTACGTCTGCTTTTGCCTGGTGAGTTGGCCAAGCACGCCGTGTCTGAGGGAACAAAGGCCGTCACCAAGTACACCAGCTCCAAGTAAAGTGTTCGTCTAACGCTTTACAACccaaaggctcttttaagagccactCACATTCTCTTTGAAAAGTAATTCCAATGTAGTCATACCTAGCTATAGCTAAACGGTCGTAATAGGCTACTGCCATTCTCACTAATAAAAAATGGATATAATCTCTGATCAATAGGATGTGTAGGATTTTgatttaaaacttaaaaaaatacTCTTGACTGTTGCGTTACAATACAAAAAGGTTGGCAGGTGACCTTTATTAAACTACATAAAAGTGATTGGTAGAGGACAAGTTGGAGAAAATGATAACGGTGAATGCTGGTTTGTAGTGCTGGCTGAGACTAACAtcgaaaaataaaaaactacgAACCTTGTCATGTCAGCTTTTCAAGAGTAGTCTGGCCTTAGACCCAAACATTAACTGGACACACGACTAGACACACTGACATCGGTGCTAGCACGCTAAACATTACACACTTTGCtttaagcaaagtccttttaggcaagtccctccactcggcggccatataggcaaagtccttttaggcaagtccctccactcggcggccatttaccaacgttttatgggcactcatcgggcacagtctttgggtcgaactgcgcgtgcgcaaggcttcacgacaccaatcttgctccagcggcgagatcacaacacatgattggcacgatgtctacacaacacaccatatgattggctcaatgtcttcacatcacaccacatgattggctcaatgtatttacatgtcgacgttatgccgaggaaggggtgggacatgtgtagacaacggccatattggcgtgacaaactagccccatgcatttctatggagtattttttgagtgctgtgtctccacattagaaagtctctggtccagaccagcagtggacagtagagcctacactgcttacttcacccctaagtagctaaacagttagttgTAGAAACTACTTTCCCTAGCTAAGAAAGTACTTAACCCTCTGACTAATGTTGCATGTGTAattcaacttgatttgcatttcaatgaaaattctgaattttttccttttcactagtcTCTTGAATTATTCTGAGAATGTCTTACAGACATTGGATCCAAAGCTTgtgggaaacattttgaaaagggcaagaaaaaagatccctatgtccaaaaccccacagtagaaggcctccaacgcatacttacccttgctcagcagagagagagatggcgatGCCCATAAAACTCTGGCTCCATATACAGATGATATTTTCTCCAAAATCAAAGTTTCATATAATTTATCATGTATAGCGAactactgcagtaagacaaaaatcagtgagcagcagcaagttgcaaatgttgagagtgagagcacatctgcaccaagaaggctgagtagggctgatgaaacataatttcaaatgcggagagattgtttcatttgtggCAAGGCCAGCTCTAAACCAGAACCTCTGACAGCAATTTCAACTGGAACAGTCGCAAGTACCAGAGACAAGGTCCTTCGGGCAGCTTCTGAAAGGCTTGTAGATGTACATCTTCGAATTCTTTCATGCCCAGATCTTTTTGCATGATACCAAATACCATAAAACACTACATCTCTAAATGAAATATAGCAGAAGCCAtagaaaagaatgaaaaaagcagaccaatgtctataacaaagcctttattaagctcactgaagacattgataaaacaGTATTGTCCAAAGGTATGAAAGTGAGGACTCAACTCCTTGACTGATAGCTATGAGAACATACTAAAGACCATTGCTGAGCAAGAAGGTGTGtcaacacaagaaatatagatCAAGGACAGTGGTGTCTACATCCCAACTGTTCTCACTTGAGTTGCTGAACATGGAATTGTTGATGCAGCCATCAACAACTTTTACCAAAATGAAAACACCCTGGATGGGAAGTGTACAACTGATGCTATGACGTCTGTTGTGTTCCGAAGAGGCCAAGTCTCCACAGCAGATAAATGCCTAGCACAGGTTCCCTCAGGTTCAGAGGTCCCTCACCACCTTGAACACGATTGATATGAATGGATGGAGATAAACTTTACAGGTACATTTTGTCTATTCTTTTACGCTTCACATCCAGGGTGTCTTCATTTTGGTCAAAGTTGCTGATGGCTGCATCACAAATTCCATGTTCAGCAACTCCAGTGGGGCCAGTTGGGATGTAGACACCACTCTCTGTCCTTGATATCTGGTCTGCTGCAACAGATGTGAGAAGTGGCTAACTTCTGTATAGGAAACACAGTGTCCCATTGcactgagctcattgatgacTGTCTTACCAGacactttctaatgaggagacacagcacttaaaaaataactccatagaaatgcatggggctagtttgtcacgccaatatggccgttgtctacacatatcccacccgttcctcggcaaaacgtcaacatgtgaatacattgagccaatcatgtggtgtgatgtgaatacattgagccaatcatatggtgtgttgtgaagacatcgtgccaatcatgtgttgtgatctcgccgctggagcaagattggtgtcttgaagccttgcgcacgcacagTTCGACCCAAACactgcccgatgagtgcccataaaacgttggtatatggccaccgagtggagggacttgcctaaaaggactttggtcttACTACCAAACTCATGATGTATCAAAATGGGAAGTCCCAGTGTGATTGGCGTATGGATGTGACAGCTCTGTTCAATGAGATCATGACAAATTAACACACAGATTCTCCTTTGAAGCTGGGTCATCACCACATGTTTGGTAATTTCTGTGGGCATGTTAATCAACACACCAGTTCACAAAGTCATACAGGATGTTgggtacatacttgctgcattgGAAACATAATAGACAGTCACTGCTGACATATTACTCACTGTCATGCTCTACCTGATCCATGCTTTTCCTCAATATGTCTGCAGCCCTGTGTAATATTTGGATTTCGGAAAGACTCTGACTTGTCTGTGGAAGCGTAGTCTCAGTCTACTGTTATTTCTGTGAGTTTAGCAGCTTCCCTCAGTGCACAATATGGTTATACTATCTGAGCAGATCAGATCTTACTGTCTTGGACGTGGAACAAATGCAAGCCTGTCTTTGTAATGCTGTATCAGCTTTTCCTTTAGTTTCCAGGatctatatttcttgtgttgaAGTATAGACACACCTTCTTGCTCAGCAATGGTCATTAGTATGTTGTCATAGCTATCAGTCAAAGAATTgagatctcacttttatatctttggacaatactgtttaatcaatgtcttcagtgagcttaataaacgctttgttatagacattggtctgcttttttgattcttttctatggctgctgtttattatttaatttagagatgtagtgtgcaaggcacattttatggtatttggcatcATATGCAAAGAGATCTGGGCATGAAAGAATTTGAATGTACATCTTCATCAAGCCTTTCAGAAGCTGCCCGAAGGACCTTGTCCCTGGTACtggggacagccgtggcctactggttaggggtttgggcttgtaaccgaagagtTACCGGTTCGATACCCGACCCAGAAGGGAAAaaggcgggggaagtggttgagcactgctctcccatgcccacatccatggtgcccttgagcaaggtacctaacccctcactgctccccgagcgccactgtaataaggcagctcactgctccgggttagtgtgtgcttcacctaattgtgttcactgtgtgctctgtgtgcttcactaattcacagatgggataaatgcagagaccaaattccttgtatacacaagtatacttggcctataatttACATTGCCCCTGTACCAGTCGAAATGTCCGTCATAGGTTCTGATCTAGAGCTGGCCTTccacaaatgaaacaatctctcAGTATTTGAAACTCAGCcttcttggtgcagatgtgctctcactctcaacatttgcaacttgctgctgctcactgatttttgtcttactgcagtagtTCACTCTACATGATATGCAACTTtgattttggaggaaatatcatctgtatatggagcaagagttttatggacatcaccatctctctctctgctgagcaagggtaagtatgcgttggaggccttgtactgtggggttttggacatagggatcttttttcttgcccttttcaaaatgtttcccacaaatTATACAAAGCTTTGGATCCAATGCCTGTAAGACATTCTTCATAATTCAAAAgactagtgaaaaggaaaaattatatacatttcagaattttcatcgaaatgcaaatcaagttgaaatatagccgcaagcggcaatggcgggcccgagcacctgcgggcttCACCCTGTGACAtttcggaatccaacaaagcaccgacgtggtgcgtttgcgaaatgtacatatttgatgtgtgtgctatttgtttttgcattttattttctggcttggccaggtgggggcgcaatgcaaggcaggcccattggatgtcatcataatcataacctgagaaatttcaaactattcattttaagcaaagaacatttctgatgcatttttggttggccagatggtggcgctatgttaggcatggaaattatacatgtgaatatcatcaaaaTAATGATATTTAATTAAATTGTAAATAAATTCCAAAAACTATTCTGACTATGGCCAGCTGATGGCGCTACGCCACACCGGCATATTGGGTGCTAGGATGTCATATACACCTAATCTgactaatctgatgcatctgatTGTAATATCCAACAGACttggaaaaaaacacattccttCTCTTGCCAATTGGTGGTGCTATGCAAGGCATGTTAAAAAGACATAtgaacatcatcatcatgatatctaattttgtgtaaaatttcagatcaatccatcaaagcatagaacatttctggcacatttcctgcttggccagatggtggcactatcctaggcatgtgaattacacatgtgaatgtcATCACAataatatccaatattttataaagtttcagattaatcagttaaggcatcgtccatttctggcacatttcctgcttgaccaggtggtggcgctatgccaggtaggcccattgggtgtctggatatcatcataatcataatatgtATTAACCTgttaagtttcagaccattcattcaaagcatagaacatgtgaatatcatcacaataatgatttcAAATATTTTATACCTACCAAGTTTCAAATAAATCAGATAAGGCATTACCCATTTCTGGCatatttcctgtttggccagatggtggcgctatgttagACATGGAAATtagacatgtgaatatcatcacaataatgacatccaatattttgtaaagtttcagatcaaccaataaaggcattaccaatttctggcacattttcctgcttggccaggtggtggcgctatgccaggcaggcccatagggtctctggatatcatcataattataatatctattaacctgaaaagtttcagaccatttattcaaagcatagagcatttctggcacatttcctgcttggccagaaggtggcgctatgctaggcctgtgaattaggcatgtgaatattatcacaataatgatatccaatattttataatgtttcagatcaatcacttaaggcattgtccatttctggcacatttcctggttggccagatggtggcgctatgccaggcagcaacatcagcaacatcttggcataatgtttgccaaatttcaaatgaatctgacaaaccgtctaggaggagtatgttcaaattgatcatgtgacatcagtataattgtcattctttctgttgccagttggtggcgctatgccaaacatgcattatgggcatgtgaatattatcattaacatggtcttcaatgacctgtgaaatttaaaacatttcaagccatgcatggtgaattatgacacatttattgtttatgtggaagggtattaaaattaataatttcgccatttcgtcaaattacaacatatcaaaaaaaacgtcacaatttataatcaggaacatctcggcATCAtttataccaactttgacataaATCGGATCAACCCGTACACAAgggcagggtgtgagaggggagtaatgcgttaaaattgatcatgtcctggcgacaaaatctcaattacctcacttcctgtgggcgtggctaatggcatgttaatacaaaagttggggCTAAGGTACTTTCTTAGCTAGGGAAAGTAGGTTCTAcaactaactgtttagctacttaggggtgaagtaagcagtgtagcagtgtccactgctggtctggacagacaaaagctaacaatattattttccattattcagtaatgacttgaccaaaacaaaattcaagtgaatataaatattttaataaacgtgttccattccaatgttaacctgattcaattggatctgtgtttcatatgaattgtttaatactgggacatatgaaatgtatcattattaaatgtaaatatagagcaGCACTTACCTTATGTAacttaccttgcagtaacaatgaatgTCAACATTCTcctcaccactgataatgtgatttggacttggagactgtattttgccagtgttccgttttctttcactttggacacctcatacattgagtgacagaacaccctgattcgtcatactatatttacatat
This window of the Alosa alosa isolate M-15738 ecotype Scorff River chromosome 7, AALO_Geno_1.1, whole genome shotgun sequence genome carries:
- the LOC125297116 gene encoding histone H2B-like is translated as MPDPAKPAPKKGSKKAVTKTAGKGGKKRRKSRKESYAIYVYKVLKQVHPDTGISSKAMGIMNSFVNDIFERIAGESSRLAHYNKRSTISSREIQTAVRLLLPGELAKHAVSEGTKAVTKYTSSK